The sequence TGAGCGCTACGTAGAAGCACACGACCTGCTCGCCGAAGTACATAAAGAGCGCAAAGACTTATCCGCCGCGCAACGCGCAACGGAAAACGCTACACGGGTATCACCAAAATCGGTACTGCGGCATCGTCAACTTGCCGAATTAGCTGATCAGAACAACGACGACGAAATCGCCCTGAAATCACACCAAAATGCCATAAAGTGGGGTTTCAACTCCTGCCACGAATCCGAACAGGACTACTTTAACTATGCACGCAAGGTGTCGGAAGTGGTGCAAGGTGATAACAGCAGCAATGCAAAAAACCTGACGCGCCAGGGCCATAATTTTCTCGATCGCGCACGCAAACGCTTTGCAGACCGACCGGAAATCGCCGTTCAGGCGCAGCTGGTTGAAATTCAACTGCACCTGGGCTCTGGCGAGCAAAAGAAGGCGGAAGCGGCGGTGGATAAAGCCCGCGAAATGTACAACGACCTCGCAACGCCACCGGTAGAAACCAGCCTGGAGATGGCGCGTACACTCCATGCCATGAACAACGAGGATGAAGCGCGCGAACTGTTGACGCACTTGGCCGCACGGCATGAGAACGATCCGGAGATCCTGCAGATGATCGACGGAATAACCGGTGAACCCATTAGTGATAAGGGCAAAGTGGTTGCAACGAAACTGACCAAGGCTGGCATCGAACACTATGAAACCAAAAACTTTGCGGAAGCCATCGATGTGTTCATGGAAGCGCTTGCAAATTACCCAAAACACATTGGCCTCAACCTCAACCTAATCCAGGCAATCCTGGCCGACACCGAAGCCAATGGCTTCTCAGAACGATACGAGAAACTCTGTCGCCGATCCCTGCGGGCGGTGGGCACCGTTGGCCCCGATCACAAACAGCACAAGCGCTATGCGTTCCTAACCCGTCAACTCGGCAAGCATTACCCCAACGTAACCTGAGGTATTACCGCGAGCGTAATCGGACCTGGAATCTGGTATTCTTCGCAGCCAGTTTTCGCCCCCAGAAGGAGTCCGCACATGCCCGAGTACCGTTCCCGCACCACGACCGCTGGCCGCAATATGGCCGGAGCACGCGCCCTGTGGCGAGCCACAGGCATGAAAGATGACGATTTCCAAAAGCCGATTATCGCGGTAGTCAACTCTTTTACCCAATTCGTGCCAGGTCACGTGCATTTAAAAGACCTCGGGCAACTCGTCGCAGGGGAGATTGAGAAAGCCGGTGCCGTCGCGAAGGAATTCAATACTATTGCGGTGGACGATGGTATCGCCATGGGCCACGATGGCATGCTCTACAGCTTGCCGAGCCGCGACATCATTGCCGACTCAGTGGAATACATGGTCAACGCGCACTGTGCGGATGCCATGGTCTGCATCTCTAACTGCGATAAAATTACTCCAGGAATGCTTATGGCCGCTATGCGCCTGAATATTCCGTGTATTTTTGTCAGTGGTGGGCCCATGGAAGCGGGCAAAACCAAGCTTGCAGAGCACAACCTGGATCTTGTCGACGCGATGGTGATCGCTGCCGACGACACCGCCAGCGATGAGACCGTCGCCGAATACGAGCGCAGCGCCTGCCCGACCTGTGGCTCCTGTTCCGGCATGTTCACAGCTAATTCGATGAACTGCCTGACCGAGGTACTCGGCCTGAGCCTACCGGGTAATGGCACGGTGCTGGCAACACATGCGGATCGCCGTAAACTGTTTGAAAAAGCCGGGCAGCAAATTGTTGCCATAACCCGCGACTTCTACGAGCAGGATAACGTCAACGTCCTGCCCCGCAGTATTGGCAGCAAAGCCGCCTTCGAAAACGCGATCACCCTCGACATCGCGATGGGCGGTTCAACCAATACTATTCTGCACCTGCTGGCAATCGCCCAGGAAGCCGAAGTGGATTTCGATTTAAAAGATATCGACAGGCTCAGCCGCACGGTGCCGCAACTTTGTAAAGTCGCACCCAACACCCAAAAGTATCATATTGAGGATGTACACCGCGCGGGTGGTATCTACGGTATCCTCGGTGAATTGGAACGTGGCAAATTACTTGATAGCTCTGTACCAACAGTGCACTCAGAGAGCCTGAGCGCTGCAATTGCCAAGTGGGATATTCAGCAAACGAGCGACGATCAAATCGCGCATTTTTATCGTGCCGGCCCCGCAGGTATCCCTACCCAGGTGGCGTTCAGTCAGGACACCCGTTGGCCTTCGCTCGACGGCGACCGCGCGCAAGGGTGTATTCGCAATGTGGCGAATGCGTACAGCCAGGAGGGCGGGCTTGCTGTGCTCTACGGCAATATCGCCGCGGATGGTTGTGTGGTTAAAACAGCCGGGGTCGACGATTCTATCCTGGTATTTGAAGGACCAGCCCACATCACTGAATCTCAAGATGAAGCAGTAGCCAACATATTGGCCGGCAAAGTGAAAGCCGGCGAGGTGATTATTGTGCGCTACGAAGGGCCGAAAGGTGGGCCGGGTATGCAGGAAATGCTGTACCCAACCTCCTACCTCAAGTCCAAAGGCCTGGGTAAAAGTTGTGCGCTGTTAACTGATGGCCGGTTTTCCGGTGGAACCTCCGGCCTGTCAATCGGACATGTTTCTCCTGAAGCCGCCGCAGGCGGCGCCATCGGTCTAGTGCGACATGGTGACATTATCCGAATCGACATTCCCAACCGCTCTATCGACGTAAAGCTCAGTGAAGAGGAGCTGGCTGCACGCCGCGAAGCGCAGAATGCACTGGGCTGGAAGCCCGCAGAGCTCCGTCCGCGAAAAGTTTCAGCCGCACTCAAAGCTTACGCCAAACTGGCGACCAGCGCCGACAAGGGTGCTGTAAGAGACCTGAGCCAGCTCGACGACTAGCATGACCTAAGTATTCAAGTCCGTGCTGTCGGTCGCGCTCCACGTAGCAAGCGCCGATAGCCAATCTGGTTCATGAGCATCTATTAACCCGGCGATTAAATAGATGGTGATATCTATTTAATCGCACGCCCTTCACGTACTGGCGTAAGTGTATGATCCTTCTAATACTTCAAAGGCTTACATTGCCCTTCGGGCAATTTTCATAGCCAAGTTAATAGTAGAAAACAACGCACAACCTGATGCGCGCAAAGCCGGATGTCTGAAAAAGTTATATTTATTCCAGGCGAAAAAAAGCCCCTTCTGGGGCTTTTTATTTGAGTGCGGTAAACGGCTAGCCAGCGGCCGCTGCCAACTGCTCGGCACGGAACTTCTCGCGCTGGGCGTGTTGCAACCAGTTATCCGCTGTGCGCTTCACACGCTTGTCTTCCTTCGCTTTTTTAAACGCTTTAATCGCCGAGTCGTATTGAGCAAGCTCAAGGTGGGCAATACCCAGGTTGAGATTAATCTCACCTGCGCGTTTTAAATCACCTTTAGCCAATGCTTTCTTACCGGCGTCAACAGCTTTCTTGTTGTCGTCGATGTACAAGTAGAGGCTAAGCAACTGCCCGTACAAGTCGCCATTATCCGACTTCTCAGCAGCACGCTGCATCGCTGGAATAGCCTTGTCAGTATCTTTAGCCTGTCGCCATGCAATGGCGAGGGTTTCAAGATTCTTAGCATTCTGTTCGATGATTTTGTCGTTCATACCCTTTTCAACGATTTTTGCTGCTTTGAAAGGGTATTCGTTAGCCATGCTCAGATAAGCCAGATTCAACAATTGCTGCTCTTTTTCCAAAGCACCCATGGTGTAAGCGGCATCCAGCGTGTAGTACTGATCCTTTTCACGCTCAAGCATACCGTACACACCCGCAAGCTGCTGCCAGTAGCTCTTCTTCGGATAGTGGCGAACCATTTTCTCGATGATTGGCAAAGACGACTTGTAGTCTTCTTTTTCGAGGTACAGCGCTTTTTGCAACGAGAGCCAGGGCTCCTTCGCGATATCGCCGTCCTTTTCCGCCATTTTCACTGCGATGTTGATGTTTTCCAAAGCACAGGCTTTGTCGTCCATCTGGTAGCAGATTTGCGATTTCAGATAGTACGCATCGTCACCGACAGTTTCTGAAATACCCATCCAGGTATTCAGCATTTTCAGTGCACTGGCATAATCTTCCTGCGCAAACATCAATTGCACTAAGGTGTAGGTAACCTGCAGTTCGAGACCCCATGGAATATTGGGCGACTGCTCGATTACTTTGCGGTAGTACTTGATTGAGTTTTTAAAATCTTCGAGAGAGTAGTAGATCCAACCGTAGTAGTTGTATATCTGCGCTAACTCGTACGCGTTACATTTACTGCAGTCTTCCTCGACGTCTTTCAACTCTTCCAACGCCGCTCTGAAATCACCCGGCGGTTGCGTACCGTCTTTCTTTTCTGGCGGAGAAGCCAGATCTGCAACCTTGCCCAACTTTTTAAAGAAGGCTTCGCTGATACCAGGCAACGCGCGTTTCTTTTTGCTGTCCTGGGCAAAAGCTTTCGCACCCAGGTCCACGTTGAAACCCGCCGTACTGGCCGCCTTTTCCAAAGCTGGAGCCGCCAGCGTAGCTGCAGTCGCTACCAACAGGCAGCGCCCGAAATAGCCGACTTTTTTGGAATAAAATTTATTCATAAACATCACCCTGCCGCTACTTGTCTTTGGCCATTTGGAAAGTGAAGCGGTTTTTCACGCCAGGCACTTCAATGGGCTCGCCATCAATAACTTTAGGCTTGTATTTAAATTTCCCAGCTGCTTTCACCGACGCACTAGCGAACACGCTATCGGGGCAATCGACAACTTTGATATCCCGAGTTTCGCCCGTTTTGGTAACGGTATATTCCACCGTACAGTACCCTTCCAATCCACGGTTAGCCGCTCGCGCAGGATACTTTGGCGCCACCTTCACGATAGGCAGATAGTCACCATCGCTGGAGAAGCCACCTATACCGGAAATCTGAACACCACCGGTGTTAATTTGCGGTGCAAACGAAATGTCCATTTCTACATCCGGGTTGTCGAATTCAGGTTCAGGCAACTCGGGTGGTGGTTCTTCTGGCTCTTGTGGTTTTTCAGGCTTGCTGGTGTCGTACTCGGTGGTAATTTCCCGCTCAGGCATCAAAATTTCTGGAATTTTGAATTCTTTGGATTCTTCGGGTTCGGTCATGTTGCGCAGAATCAATACGTGCATTAACAGCAACAGACCAAGAGTTACCAGTGCCGCAGGAGCCAGGGAAGACAATAATCTAACAATGCTCATCGCTCACCTACCTGTTTTCTGCGGAGACAGAGACATCCCCAACACCCGCTTCGCGGGCCTTTTGAGTCACTTCTGTCAGCGTTTTAATGTTTGAATCTTTATCCGCCTGAATAACTACCGCACCCTTGGGGTTTTCAGCTAACAACAACTGAATTTGGGTTTTAACCTGACGAATATCGACTTCGTTCTTGTTAATCCAAATTTCATTCTGTTCGTTAATTGCAATCAGGATGTTGGCATTTTTCTTCAAGGCGGCGGTAGTCGCATCCGGGCGATTTACCTGAATCCCAGGCTCTTTAATAAACGATGCAGTCACGATGAAGAAGATCAACATGATGAACACCACGTCGAGCATCGGGGTTAAGTCAATCGCCCCCGTTTCTTCTTCTGCTTTGATTTTCCTGCTCATGTTTTCTCTCTTAATTCAGGCCAAATTAGAAGATGGATCTAGTGATCCATCGTTAATTGGTCTTCGAGCATGTGATTTTCGCGTTCAGCGATACGGTTAATCAACGTTGTACCAAACACACCGGAAAGTGCTGCTACCATGCCCGCCATGGTAGGAATGGTTGCCCGGGATACACCGGAGGCCATGGATTTTGCATCACCACCGCCGGTTACTGCGAGCACATTAAACACTTCGATCATACCGGTAACTGTACCCAACAGACCCAGGAGCGGGCAGAGGGTGACCATAGTTCCCAGCAGGTCGAGGTTTTGGTTGATTTTGCTAGCTGCGCGAGAAATAAGTGCTTTACGAATTTGTCGTGAGTTCCAGGACTTGCGCTCACCGCGCGCTTCCCAGAGGTCGACGGTCTGGGCTTTAATCTTGCCCAGAGACCCTTTGTAAAACCAGAGACGCTCGAAGATTAATGTCCACATGGCGAATGCCAGTGCCGCAATCCAGTAGAGAATAGGACCACCGGAAGCAACAAAGGCTTTAATGGCTGCGAGTGCTTCCATCATTGCCAGCATGATTATCTCCTCTCGTAAATCGATAGACTGACGGCCCAGCGGCCGTCAGCGCGAAGTGGGTATTACTTGCTCTCTGATTTCTCAGCGATCAAACCAGCACTTTCTTCTTCAAGTACATGAACGATGCGCTTGGCTTTACCGTTCAGGAAGGTATGGAGAAGTACCGTTGGGATTGCAACACACAGACCCAGTACGGTAGTTACCAGTGCACCGGAAATACCACCAGCCATTGCTTTAGGATCGCCCGCACCGTAAATGGTAATCGCCTGGAAGGTCACGATCATACCGGTAACCGTACCCAGCAGACCCAACAGTGGAGCAACCATGGAGATGATTTTCAGCAGGTTCAGACCAGATTCGATACGTGGCAGCTCTTTGAGAGTTGCTTCTTCGAGCTTCAACTCCATAGTTTCGGTGTCTGCACCTTTGTTCTCTTCTGCCACTTTCAGTACGCGACCCAGAGGGTTGTCTTCAGAAGCCGTGTTGGATTTCAACTGACGGCTAACTTTCGCGCCCATGGCACTCAGGACAACAAAGCGGAACAGAGCCAACAGAATTGCGAACACACCAACGCCAGTAATGATGTAACCCACCAGCTTACCTTGGTGCCAGCGCTCAACAATGGAAGGGCTGTTGATCAACGCAGACAGCAGAGTGCCGCCAGCAGGACCCGTTGGGTCGACGCCCACTTTGGTGAAGCCGCTGGTTGCCTGCTGAATAGCTGCTGCGCCTTTCATGTGATCGCCTGGTTGACGAGGCAATTCGTTGAGGCTGCCGCTTTTCACGTCGTACGTCAGGTATTTACCGTCTGACAGCAGGTTGTAGTTACCGATACGCACAACTTCGCGCTCAGCTTTGTTACCCGCAGGGTCGGAAACAACTGCATTAAATTTAACAATTTTGCCGCCTTCAACGGTTTCGCGCTGCAATTCGTACCACAGGCGCTCAATTTCGTCGATAGAAGGCAGTTTGGTTTCGCTGTTCATCTTCTCGATCAGCTCGGAGATGAACTCAGTACGTGCAGGGTACTGAACGCTAATAATGGAAGAGTCCAATGCGGAGCGCAGGTCACCTGCAGTAGAGGTCAGGTGGCCGAACAGTTCTTTCAAAGAACCCAGACGGTCATCGAGCTGCTGACGCGCAGCCTGTACGTCTTGTTCGCGCTCTTTGTGTTGCTGTTCCAAACGCGCAGAACGATCTTCTTCAGCTTTCTTGGTCGCTTCCGCCTGAGCCAGCATGTTTGCCTGGTTAGCGCGTTGCTTACGGAATTGCGCTTCGCGTTGACGGTTTTCTTTGTTCTCTGCGATCTGGCTGTTTTTAACCATTTGCAGAAGTTCGTCGAGAGATGCAGCCTTGTCTTGCGCCATTACAGAACCAGACAGCGCAATTGCACCAGCAGCGGCAACAGCCACTATTGCTTTTTTAAGATTCATTTTCATTGTGCAGCCTCCGGAGCCAGAATTGGCAACTCCATAACATCAATAGACGCTTGCTTCTTAGCAATGCGAATGCCCTTGAGGATGGCCGCGCGGTAGGCACCTGCGTCCAACTCTACCCAGGCGCGCTGACGCTGATCCCAGGCTCCGGACAGTTTGGTGTCGGTTGTTTGATACATCAGAGCGATGCGGCCAACAGCCAGAATGTTCACCTGACGCTCTTGTCCACCCACTTCGAGAGTGTCGACATAGGTGTCGATCTTGCGGCCGTATTCTGCTTCGATATTGTAGGCTTCAAGCACCTGACGGAATTTCTCAGCAACGGAGATGTCAGCGCGGTCCTGGTTGTCGCGCAGTGTCTCAACGCGCTTCAGACGCTCTTCCATGTGGAAAGGTACGTCCAAGTTTACGAACTGCTCAAGACCTTCGAGCATGCGCAGGATGAGGGGTTGGATTTGACGTTCGATCACCGTGACCTGATCAATGGAGGTGTTCAGATCTTCAAGAACTTTGAGCTGGCTGGCCAACTGCTTTTCCAACTGGCTGTTGTAAACGCGCAGGCCGTCGATTTCTTTGTTGACTGTTTTGTATTTTTGTAACAGGTCAGAAGTTTCCTCGGCCAACTTGTCGATTTTCTTCTGCGACTGAACGCCTGCAGTGGTCTTAGCTTGACCAACCTGCATGATCGCGTCCAGGGTTTTATCTGCGTGGGCGGTGCCAACCAGGAGCGCGCCAGCAGAAAGAACTGTGGTTAGAGCCACAGCTTTGATTCGCTGCTTCTTCATATATCCCCCAACTCGGGTGCTTGCATTGAAAAGGTTGCGACCGGACTAAGCGCGGGGCTTTGTGTCCAGAATGTAAAAATTAAAGGTTTGAGACTTGGTGATCGTCAAAGTTCGGCATTTTAATAAGACAGCTCACCAACATTCAAACACAAATAAAAAACGCACAGATTCAGCCGTGCAATGTATAACCAAAGGTAACACCCGAAACTGTAACCCAGTGAAACAGGTAACACTTTGGTAACACACGCTCACTAATTAGTCGGCGCGCCAATACACTAATTGCTCACAGTTTAGACTGTGCATCAGTGCAATCCAGCTCCCTCATCGGCGTTCCAAGACTAAAAAGGAATACGCGTAGGGGTTTCCAGAATCCGCTTCGTGCCGTTCGGCGCTCAGCTGTTGCCATCGACTCCTGTCGAACTCTGGAAAATAAGCGTCTCCAACGACGTCAGCGTGAACTTCGGTCAGGTAGAGACGATCTGCTTGCGGTAACATTTGGCGATAAAACTCCGCACCGCCAATTACCATAATTTGTTTTACCCGGCTTTGTCTGGCTACTTCGCGCGCGTGCGCTACCGCCTGTTCAAGGCTGTGACACACGTCTACACCATCAGCCTGCCACGTGGGGTTTCGAGTAACCACAATATTTGTACGGCCTGGCAAAGGGCGACCTATGGAATCGAACGTTTTACGCCCCATGACTATAGGGTGCCCCATCGTAACCCGCTTAAAATAAGCTAAGTCTTTAGGTAGCCGCCAGGGCAAACCGTTGTCGCGCCCAATCACACCATTTGCGGCAACGCCGACAACCAGTGCAATACTAATTTCGTCACTCGCGACCATTCAGCTATACCGAAATCGGCGCTGCGATATGCGGGTGCGCCTGGTAGTTCTGGAGTTCGAAATCTTCGAAGCAAAAGCCAAAAATATCCTCGACCGCAGGGTTAATCGCCATGGTCGGTAGAGGCAAAGGTTCCCGTTGTAACTGTGTATCTACCTGTTCCAGGTGGTTGAGGTAGAGATGGGCATCGCCAAAAGTATGGACAAAATCCCCTGATGCCAGTCCAGTGACCTGCGCGATCATCATGGTCAAAAGTGCGTAGGAGGCAATATTGAATGGAACACCTAAAAATATATCGGCACTGCGCTGGTACAACTGGCAGGAAAGCCTGCCTTCCAAAACATAAAATTGAAAAAGTGTGTGGCACGGTGGCAACGCCATTTTTCCGTTACGCACATTATCCTGCGGCGAGATTGATTCGTCCGGCAGAAGAGCGGGATTCCAAGCTGAAATAATGAGCCTGCGAGAATCGGGCTTATGTTTTATCTGCTCGATTAACTGACTGATTTGATCGAGCGTTTCCCCATTCTGCGCGGGCCAGCTGCGCCATTGCGCACCGTAAATCGGACCCAGATCACCGGACTCTGTCGCCCAGGCATCCCAAATTTTCACACCGTTATTATTTAAATACGCGATGTTGGTTTCGCCGTTAAGAAACCACAACAGCTCATGTATTATCGATTTAAGGTGGCATTTTTTCGTAGTCACCAGGGGAAAGCCCTGACTTAAATCAAACCGCATTTGATAACCGAAAACGCTAACAGTTCCGGTGCCTGTTCTGTCTTCTTTTCGTACACCGTTATCGCGAACATGTCGCATTAACTCAAGATATTGCTTCACACCTTAACCTTTTTTAGAGCCGTTCGCGCGCGGATCAGGCGCTTTTTCCGCATACGCGGGGTGCCTGTAAGCATAGAAGAAAATCAGCGCACCAATAACAATCATCGGCAAACTCAGCTCTTGTCCACGAGTCAGCCAGCCGAACATATCAAAACCTATATGAGCATCGGGTTCGCGCACAAACTCCACGGCAAAGCGGAAACAGCCGTACAAAATCAAAAACAGTGACGCCACCGCAGCGCGCGGTCGCGGCTTGGAAGAAAACCAAAACAGCACTGCGAACAACACCACACCTTCGAGCGCGGCCTGATACAGCTGCGATGGATGGCGGGCCACACCCGGGTCTTTCGGAAACACCATGCCAATCGGCAAGGTCGTTACACGGCCCCAGAGTTCTTGCCCAATAAAATTACCAATCCGCCCTAAGCCCAGGCCAATAGGTACAAGAGGGGCGACAAAATCCATAAGATCGAGAAATCGCACCTGCATTTTTCGCGCGTAGAGCATCATCGCCACGATGACACCAAGCAACCCACCGTGAAAAGACATTCCGCCTTCCCATACCCGGAAGAGCCACATTGGGTCATCCAGAAACGCGCCAAAATTGTAGAAGAATACATAGCCGCAACGACCGCCAAGTACCACACCTATGGCCACGTAAAACACCAGATCTTCGAGCCACGACTTGTGCACGACATTGTGCGGCTTGCCTGCGCGGTAGGTACCGACCGCCCAGCACAGAATAAAACCGAACAAATACATCAACCCGTACCAGTGAATATCCGGCAGGTTGATGGTTTTTCCGAAGACAGTAACGGAGCCGAGAGAGAGTGCGACGGGATCGATTTCCGGGTACTTAAGCATGCCTCATCCGCGGGGGGAGAATTTTTCGAGGGCCGATCATATCAGAGGCAGATGACGATGTGTTGTAAAAAGCGTAATCTCAGGTGTCATCCCCAAGCGGACGCACAATACGGGTAAGACCGGTATTGCGGAAGGTTGCGTCGATAACCCGGTTAATAGACTCGGTATCTGGCAGCCGCATCACTTCGCTCAGCAAGCGCTCCGCCTGTTCTAAAGTCACACTGCGCACCACCGATTTTACCTTGAGTAAATTAGTGGCACTCATCGACAGCACATCGTATCCCATCGCCATTAGCAGGAGCGCGGCCGCCGGATCGCCAGCCAGCTCACCACAGATACTCACCGGCACACCCTGACTGTGGGAGTCCACCACGATCGCGCGCAAAGCCCGCAACACCGCGGGATGTAACGAGTGATACAAATCGGCGACGCGCGGATTATTGCGATCAACCGCGAGCAAATACTGTGTTAGATCGTTAGAACCCACGGAGAGAAAATCGACGCGTGCGGCGAAATCTTTCGCCTGGTACACCGCGCCGGGAACTTCGATCATAACCCCAAATGGCGGCATTTCGATCTGAAACCCCTCTTCCAGCAACTCGTCGTAAGCGCGATAAAGCAGCATTTGCGCGATTTCCAGTTCGGCGACGTTGCTCACCATCGGTACCATGATGCGCAGGTTGTTCAACCCCTCACTGGCCTTGAGCATCGCGCGAATCTGTACCAAAAATATTTCCGGGTGATCCAGCGTTACGCGAATGCCGCGCCAGCCCAGAAACGGGTTTTCCTCTTCGATGGGGAAATACGGCAGGGATTTATCGCCACCTACATCGAGCGTACGCATAGTGACCGTGTGCGGTGCAAATGCCTGTAGTTGATCGCGATAGGTTTGCCTCTGCTCTTCCTCGCTGGGAAAACGGTCGCGCAACATAAACGGTATTTCGGTGCGGTAGAGGCCTACCCCTTCGGCGCCCCGCTCCAGGGAAATCATTGCATCGGCCATCAAACCGGTGTTGACCCACAGCGCCACCCGGTGGTGATCCACGGTTTCGCAGGGCAAATCTTTGAGCGCTTCGAGGCCCGCAACCAGCTGCACGTCTTCATCAACAATTACCTGGTACTGAGCGCGCAGGCCATCACTCGGATCACTGTACACAGAGCCGCGATAGCCATCGACGATCAGTTCGCGCCCGTCCAGGTGAGTAAACGGGAGATCTACCGCGCCCATCACTGTAGGAATCCCGATAGAACGCGCAAGAATGGCAATATGTGAATTACTGGAGCCGCGTGTCGATACAATCCCCGCAAGCTTGCCAGGCGGCACTTCCGCAAGCACAGACGCAGACAGATCCTCCCCGACAAGGATGGTATTGTCCGGATACACCCGCTCTTTGCGCGACGACTCCTGCAAACAGGCCAGCACCCGGCAGCCGAGATCGCGCACATCCGAGGCGCGCTCGCGCAAATAGGGATCGTGCATGCTTGAAAACGTTTTTACGTGCTCGAGGATAACCGAGCTCCAGGCGTAGGGCGCAGCAAAGCCCTGGGATATTTTTTCGGTAACTTCCTGGGCTAGTGAAGTATCTTCCAGCATGCCGATATAAGCATCAAACAACACCCGCTCTTCCCGGTTCAAGCGACTTTCCAGTTCGCTGGCCAGGCGCCGTACATCAGCTCGCACCAGCGACAGCCCCTGCTGAAAAAACTCCAGCTCAGCATCGACCGACTCGCAGGTTTGACAAGGCACCGAATTGAGATCGGCAACCGGCGAAGACACCACGCACACGCCGATCGCGACGCCGGACGCCCCCGGTACGCCATTGAAGCGCACCTCGGTTTTTTTACCCATCCCGCGCAAAGCGCCGGTGGCTTCCGCATGGGCAATT comes from Teredinibacter turnerae and encodes:
- a CDS encoding thymidylate synthase gives rise to the protein MKQYLELMRHVRDNGVRKEDRTGTGTVSVFGYQMRFDLSQGFPLVTTKKCHLKSIIHELLWFLNGETNIAYLNNNGVKIWDAWATESGDLGPIYGAQWRSWPAQNGETLDQISQLIEQIKHKPDSRRLIISAWNPALLPDESISPQDNVRNGKMALPPCHTLFQFYVLEGRLSCQLYQRSADIFLGVPFNIASYALLTMMIAQVTGLASGDFVHTFGDAHLYLNHLEQVDTQLQREPLPLPTMAINPAVEDIFGFCFEDFELQNYQAHPHIAAPISV
- the folA gene encoding type 3 dihydrofolate reductase, translated to MVASDEISIALVVGVAANGVIGRDNGLPWRLPKDLAYFKRVTMGHPIVMGRKTFDSIGRPLPGRTNIVVTRNPTWQADGVDVCHSLEQAVAHAREVARQSRVKQIMVIGGAEFYRQMLPQADRLYLTEVHADVVGDAYFPEFDRSRWQQLSAERHEADSGNPYAYSFLVLERR
- the ptsP gene encoding phosphoenolpyruvate--protein phosphotransferase — protein: MLNSLRSIVQEVNAAADLNSVLEIIVTRVKQAMKTEVCSVYLRDNERQFVLMATEGLHKSAVRRVKLSEKEGLVGHVASREEPLNLDDAESHPRYQYFPETGEERFSSFLGVPIIHHRQILGVLVIQQREKRKFDEGEEAFLVTMSAQLAAVIAHAEATGALRGMGKKTEVRFNGVPGASGVAIGVCVVSSPVADLNSVPCQTCESVDAELEFFQQGLSLVRADVRRLASELESRLNREERVLFDAYIGMLEDTSLAQEVTEKISQGFAAPYAWSSVILEHVKTFSSMHDPYLRERASDVRDLGCRVLACLQESSRKERVYPDNTILVGEDLSASVLAEVPPGKLAGIVSTRGSSNSHIAILARSIGIPTVMGAVDLPFTHLDGRELIVDGYRGSVYSDPSDGLRAQYQVIVDEDVQLVAGLEALKDLPCETVDHHRVALWVNTGLMADAMISLERGAEGVGLYRTEIPFMLRDRFPSEEEQRQTYRDQLQAFAPHTVTMRTLDVGGDKSLPYFPIEEENPFLGWRGIRVTLDHPEIFLVQIRAMLKASEGLNNLRIMVPMVSNVAELEIAQMLLYRAYDELLEEGFQIEMPPFGVMIEVPGAVYQAKDFAARVDFLSVGSNDLTQYLLAVDRNNPRVADLYHSLHPAVLRALRAIVVDSHSQGVPVSICGELAGDPAAALLLMAMGYDVLSMSATNLLKVKSVVRSVTLEQAERLLSEVMRLPDTESINRVIDATFRNTGLTRIVRPLGDDT
- a CDS encoding DUF3450 domain-containing protein; protein product: MKKQRIKAVALTTVLSAGALLVGTAHADKTLDAIMQVGQAKTTAGVQSQKKIDKLAEETSDLLQKYKTVNKEIDGLRVYNSQLEKQLASQLKVLEDLNTSIDQVTVIERQIQPLILRMLEGLEQFVNLDVPFHMEERLKRVETLRDNQDRADISVAEKFRQVLEAYNIEAEYGRKIDTYVDTLEVGGQERQVNILAVGRIALMYQTTDTKLSGAWDQRQRAWVELDAGAYRAAILKGIRIAKKQASIDVMELPILAPEAAQ
- the lgt gene encoding prolipoprotein diacylglyceryl transferase, whose product is MLKYPEIDPVALSLGSVTVFGKTINLPDIHWYGLMYLFGFILCWAVGTYRAGKPHNVVHKSWLEDLVFYVAIGVVLGGRCGYVFFYNFGAFLDDPMWLFRVWEGGMSFHGGLLGVIVAMMLYARKMQVRFLDLMDFVAPLVPIGLGLGRIGNFIGQELWGRVTTLPIGMVFPKDPGVARHPSQLYQAALEGVVLFAVLFWFSSKPRPRAAVASLFLILYGCFRFAVEFVREPDAHIGFDMFGWLTRGQELSLPMIVIGALIFFYAYRHPAYAEKAPDPRANGSKKG